One Glycine max cultivar Williams 82 chromosome 6, Glycine_max_v4.0, whole genome shotgun sequence DNA segment encodes these proteins:
- the LOC100795537 gene encoding uncharacterized protein isoform X4 — protein sequence MEATAAVAAAATAAAVRGASLQMPPPSRKEWRAVAEHHHSARNPDDEELDNAKLGQSDERTIYEVQQGREPLDVDFCSITVDGAVDNDILQQQLHNVVRQRQELLQMEIELKAQMIARTEIMEMQSTFDAQLKDHVNNASKLQEQLCEREHTIHELERKMEEKDRELHSIKLDNEAAWAKQDLLREQNKELATFRMERDHSEAERAQHIKQIHDLQEHIQEKDRQLIELQEQNRVAQETIMFKDEQFREAQAWIARVREMDVFQSTTNQTLQAELRERTEQYNQLWMGFQRQFAEMERVHLHAIQQLQLELADARERSGTFNDDSRMSQINSKNNVTQFGQENGSQFDLNGSNASGGNNGLLPNESTDNGPPFASTGNASIQTEHVAGVPIAPSSLIVPPSYLPHGQVTALHPFVMHQQGVPNSVASHVGHFHPVQSMSPVHQWQNQQSVSEGSQVPVQEHPSPSQTDQNLMRSDAKFSYEMSVNGQTLHRDYLDAHIQQGEEAQTVISSGTSETQVSQSVDKTQFVASQQDQSMQQISSQFSEALRLNSFEPNGEHKNSVPLSNNEPDVQVLLAEQATSAVNASSVTSHSVNHNEMIQSNSTDSVLSEVFTSSGSTASTIAKTSETALLDEKSLLACIVRTIPAGGRIRISSTLPNRLGKMLAPLHWHDYKRKYGKLDDFVASHPELFLIEGDYIQLREGAQKMVAATAAVAKVAAAAAASTPYSSYMSTVAVTPMAQTHRMKKAPSIDSKNIKSEYAVISSNPGDDPLKMSVMQHQQTSAFNVAGGLSNVKILSKSKDPREMDGPESRVVQSPVQLPVGNGGSIDRSSMSSAQISGSANGRLVSSFASKQQTRATGAVYPSRR from the exons ATGGAGGCCACGGCCGCCGTTGCCGCTGCCGCCACTGCCGCCGCCGTGCGCGGCGCCTCTCTCCAGATGCCGCCTCCGTCCCGCAAAGAGTGGCGTGCTGTCGCTGAGCATCATCATTCTGCGCGAAACCCCGACGACGAG GAGTTAGACAATGCCAAACTAGGGCAATCAGACGAGAGAACAATATATGAG GTGCAGCAAGGAAGAGagcctcttgatgttgatttttgttcaataaCAGTGGATGGAGCAGTCGACAATGATATTTTGCAGCAACAGCTACATAATGTTGTCAGACAAAGACAAGAACTACTGCAAATGGAGATTGAACTAAAGGCTCAAATGATTGCTAGAACTGAGATAATGGAAATGCAAAGCACCTTTGATGCTCAACTCAAGGACCATGTTAATAATGCCAGCAAGCTTCAG GAGCAACTTTGTGAAAGGGAGCACACAATTCATGAGCTTGAAAGGAAAATGGAAGAGAAAGACAGAGAGCTGCATTCTATTAAATTAGACAATGAAGCA GCATGGGCTAAACAAGACCTTCTCCGTGAGCAAAACAAAGAACTTGCAACATTCAG aatGGAACGTGATCATTCAGAAGCTGAAAGAGCTCAGcatataaaacaaatacatgATCTGCAAGAAcatattcaagaaaaagataggCAACTTATTGAGTTGCAGGAACAA AATAGGGTTGCTCAGGAGACCATTATGTTTAAAGATGAGCAGTTCAGAGAGGCCCAAGCATGGATAGCTCGTGTTCGTGAGATGGATGTTTTCCAATCAACAACAAATCAAACACTACAAGCTGAATTGCGAGAGCGCACAGAGCAATATAATCAGCTCTGGATGGGTTTTCAGAGACAG TTTGCAGAGATGGAAAGAGTTCATTTGCATGCTATTCAGCAACTACAGCTTGAACTAGCTGATGCAAGAGAGAGGAGTGGAACTTTCAATGATGATTCAAGAATGTcccaaattaattcaaaaaacaaTGTGACTCAGTTTGGACAGGAAAATGGAAGTCAATTTGACTTAAATGGAAGCAATGCTTCAGGTGGAAATAATGGTCTCCTTCCAAATGAAAGCACTGATAATGGTCCACCATTTGCATCTACAGGCAATGCATCAATCCAG actGAACATGTTGCTGGTGTTCCTATTGCTCCATCATCTCTAATTGTCCCACCTTCATACCTCCCACATGGCCAAGTAACTGCACTGCATCCATTTGTTATGCATCAACAAGGAGTTCCCAATTCAGTTGCATCACATGTTGGGCATTTTCACCCAGTGCAGTCAATGTCACCTGTGCACCAGTGGCAAAACCAACAG TCTGTGTCAGAGGGTTCACAGGTACCCGTACAGGAACATCCTTCACCATCTCAAACTGATCAAAATTTGATGAGATCAGATGCTAAGTTTAGCTATGAAATGTCTGTTAATGGACAAACTCTTCATAGAGACTATCTGGATGCTCACATCCAGCAAGGCGAGGAGGCACAAACTGTGATTTCTTCAGGAACAAGTGAAACACAG GTTTCTCAGTCAGTCGATAAGACTCAATTTGTTGCTTCCCAACAAGATCAAAGCATgcaacaaatttcttcacagTTCTCTGAGGCTTTACGATTGAACTCTTTTGAACCAAATGGTGAACATAAG AATTCTGTGCCATTATCTAATAATGAACCAGATGTCCAAGTTTTATTGGCTGAGCAAGCAACTTCTGCTGTAAATGCATCATCTGTCACAAGCCATTCAGTTAATCATAATGAAATGATCCAGAGCAATTCCACTGATTCTGTTTTGTCTGAAGTGTTCACCTCTTCTGGGTCGACAGCTTCTACAATTGCCAAGACATCAGAGACTGCTCTCCTTGATGAAAAATCATTATTAGCTTGTATTGTACGCACTATTCCAGCTGGTGGCCGAATTCGAATTAGTTCAACG CTCCCTAACAGGCTGGGCAAGATGCTTGCACCTCTACATTGGCATGATTACAAAAGGAAGTATGGGAAGCTGGATGACTTTGTAGCTAGCCATCCTGAA TTATTTTTGATTGAGGGTGACTATATTCAGCTCCGTGAAGGTGCACAGAAAATGGTTGCTGCAACTGCAGCTGTTGCCAAAGTTGCTGCAGCAGCTGCTGCATCAACTCCTTATTCTTCATATATGTCCACTGTGGCAGTTACACCAATGGCTCAAACTCATCGCATGAAAAAGGCTCCTTCAATTGattccaaaaatattaaaagtgaatATGCAGTCATCTCTTCAAATCCGGGGGATGATCCTTTAAAAATGTCAGTTATGCAGCATCAACAAACTAGTGCATTTAATGTTGCCGGAGGTCTTTCAAATGTCAAAATTTTGAGTAAATCTAAGGATCCTCGGGAAATGGATGGCCCTGAAAGTAGGGTTGTGCAGTCTCCTGTACAAttacctgttggcaatgggggAAGCATTGACAGATCAAGTATGAGCAGTGCCCAAATTTCAGGCTCAGCAAATGGGAGGCTAGTCTCAAGCTTTGCTTCTAAACAGCAGACCAG GGCAACTGGTGCTGTGTACCCTTCTCGAAGATA
- the LOC100795537 gene encoding uncharacterized protein isoform X5: MEATAAVAAAATAAAVRGASLQMPPPSRKEWRAVAEHHHSARNPDDEELDNAKLGQSDERTIYEVQQGREPLDVDFCSITVDGAVDNDILQQQLHNVVRQRQELLQMEIELKAQMIARTEIMEMQSTFDAQLKDHVNNASKLQEQLCEREHTIHELERKMEEKDRELHSIKLDNEAAWAKQDLLREQNKELATFRMERDHSEAERAQHIKQIHDLQEHIQEKDRQLIELQEQNRVAQETIMFKDEQFREAQAWIARVREMDVFQSTTNQTLQAELRERTEQYNQLWMGFQRQFAEMERVHLHAIQQLQLELADARERSGTFNDDSRMSQINSKNNVTQFGQENGSQFDLNGSNASGGNNGLLPNESTDNGPPFASTGNASIQTEHVAGVPIAPSSLIVPPSYLPHGQVTALHPFVMHQQGVPNSVASHVGHFHPVQSMSPVHQWQNQQSVSEGSQVPVQEHPSPSQTDQNLMRSDAKFSYEMSVNGQTLHRDYLDAHIQQGEEAQTVISSGTSETQSVDKTQFVASQQDQSMQQISSQFSEALRLNSFEPNGEHKEQNSVPLSNNEPDVQVLLAEQATSAVNASSVTSHSVNHNEMIQSNSTDSVLSEVFTSSGSTASTIAKTSETALLDEKSLLACIVRTIPAGGRIRISSTLPNRLGKMLAPLHWHDYKRKYGKLDDFVASHPELFLIEGDYIQLREGAQKMVAATAAVAKVAAAAAASTPYSSYMSTVAVTPMAQTHRMKKAPSIDSKNIKSEYAVISSNPGDDPLKMSVMQHQQTSAFNVAGGLSNVKILSKSKDPREMDGPESRVVQSPVQLPVGNGGSIDRSSMSSAQISGSANGRLVSSFASKQQTRATGAVYPSRR; this comes from the exons ATGGAGGCCACGGCCGCCGTTGCCGCTGCCGCCACTGCCGCCGCCGTGCGCGGCGCCTCTCTCCAGATGCCGCCTCCGTCCCGCAAAGAGTGGCGTGCTGTCGCTGAGCATCATCATTCTGCGCGAAACCCCGACGACGAG GAGTTAGACAATGCCAAACTAGGGCAATCAGACGAGAGAACAATATATGAG GTGCAGCAAGGAAGAGagcctcttgatgttgatttttgttcaataaCAGTGGATGGAGCAGTCGACAATGATATTTTGCAGCAACAGCTACATAATGTTGTCAGACAAAGACAAGAACTACTGCAAATGGAGATTGAACTAAAGGCTCAAATGATTGCTAGAACTGAGATAATGGAAATGCAAAGCACCTTTGATGCTCAACTCAAGGACCATGTTAATAATGCCAGCAAGCTTCAG GAGCAACTTTGTGAAAGGGAGCACACAATTCATGAGCTTGAAAGGAAAATGGAAGAGAAAGACAGAGAGCTGCATTCTATTAAATTAGACAATGAAGCA GCATGGGCTAAACAAGACCTTCTCCGTGAGCAAAACAAAGAACTTGCAACATTCAG aatGGAACGTGATCATTCAGAAGCTGAAAGAGCTCAGcatataaaacaaatacatgATCTGCAAGAAcatattcaagaaaaagataggCAACTTATTGAGTTGCAGGAACAA AATAGGGTTGCTCAGGAGACCATTATGTTTAAAGATGAGCAGTTCAGAGAGGCCCAAGCATGGATAGCTCGTGTTCGTGAGATGGATGTTTTCCAATCAACAACAAATCAAACACTACAAGCTGAATTGCGAGAGCGCACAGAGCAATATAATCAGCTCTGGATGGGTTTTCAGAGACAG TTTGCAGAGATGGAAAGAGTTCATTTGCATGCTATTCAGCAACTACAGCTTGAACTAGCTGATGCAAGAGAGAGGAGTGGAACTTTCAATGATGATTCAAGAATGTcccaaattaattcaaaaaacaaTGTGACTCAGTTTGGACAGGAAAATGGAAGTCAATTTGACTTAAATGGAAGCAATGCTTCAGGTGGAAATAATGGTCTCCTTCCAAATGAAAGCACTGATAATGGTCCACCATTTGCATCTACAGGCAATGCATCAATCCAG actGAACATGTTGCTGGTGTTCCTATTGCTCCATCATCTCTAATTGTCCCACCTTCATACCTCCCACATGGCCAAGTAACTGCACTGCATCCATTTGTTATGCATCAACAAGGAGTTCCCAATTCAGTTGCATCACATGTTGGGCATTTTCACCCAGTGCAGTCAATGTCACCTGTGCACCAGTGGCAAAACCAACAG TCTGTGTCAGAGGGTTCACAGGTACCCGTACAGGAACATCCTTCACCATCTCAAACTGATCAAAATTTGATGAGATCAGATGCTAAGTTTAGCTATGAAATGTCTGTTAATGGACAAACTCTTCATAGAGACTATCTGGATGCTCACATCCAGCAAGGCGAGGAGGCACAAACTGTGATTTCTTCAGGAACAAGTGAAACACAG TCAGTCGATAAGACTCAATTTGTTGCTTCCCAACAAGATCAAAGCATgcaacaaatttcttcacagTTCTCTGAGGCTTTACGATTGAACTCTTTTGAACCAAATGGTGAACATAAG GAGCAGAATTCTGTGCCATTATCTAATAATGAACCAGATGTCCAAGTTTTATTGGCTGAGCAAGCAACTTCTGCTGTAAATGCATCATCTGTCACAAGCCATTCAGTTAATCATAATGAAATGATCCAGAGCAATTCCACTGATTCTGTTTTGTCTGAAGTGTTCACCTCTTCTGGGTCGACAGCTTCTACAATTGCCAAGACATCAGAGACTGCTCTCCTTGATGAAAAATCATTATTAGCTTGTATTGTACGCACTATTCCAGCTGGTGGCCGAATTCGAATTAGTTCAACG CTCCCTAACAGGCTGGGCAAGATGCTTGCACCTCTACATTGGCATGATTACAAAAGGAAGTATGGGAAGCTGGATGACTTTGTAGCTAGCCATCCTGAA TTATTTTTGATTGAGGGTGACTATATTCAGCTCCGTGAAGGTGCACAGAAAATGGTTGCTGCAACTGCAGCTGTTGCCAAAGTTGCTGCAGCAGCTGCTGCATCAACTCCTTATTCTTCATATATGTCCACTGTGGCAGTTACACCAATGGCTCAAACTCATCGCATGAAAAAGGCTCCTTCAATTGattccaaaaatattaaaagtgaatATGCAGTCATCTCTTCAAATCCGGGGGATGATCCTTTAAAAATGTCAGTTATGCAGCATCAACAAACTAGTGCATTTAATGTTGCCGGAGGTCTTTCAAATGTCAAAATTTTGAGTAAATCTAAGGATCCTCGGGAAATGGATGGCCCTGAAAGTAGGGTTGTGCAGTCTCCTGTACAAttacctgttggcaatgggggAAGCATTGACAGATCAAGTATGAGCAGTGCCCAAATTTCAGGCTCAGCAAATGGGAGGCTAGTCTCAAGCTTTGCTTCTAAACAGCAGACCAG GGCAACTGGTGCTGTGTACCCTTCTCGAAGATA
- the LOC100795537 gene encoding uncharacterized protein isoform X1 has product MEATAAVAAAATAAAVRGASLQMPPPSRKEWRAVAEHHHSARNPDDEELDNAKLGQSDERTIYEVQQGREPLDVDFCSITVDGAVDNDILQQQLHNVVRQRQELLQMEIELKAQMIARTEIMEMQSTFDAQLKDHVNNASKLQEQLCEREHTIHELERKMEEKDRELHSIKLDNEAAWAKQDLLREQNKELATFRMERDHSEAERAQHIKQIHDLQEHIQEKDRQLIELQEQNRVAQETIMFKDEQFREAQAWIARVREMDVFQSTTNQTLQAELRERTEQYNQLWMGFQRQFAEMERVHLHAIQQLQLELADARERSGTFNDDSRMSQINSKNNVTQFGQENGSQFDLNGSNASGGNNGLLPNESTDNGPPFASTGNASIQTEHVAGVPIAPSSLIVPPSYLPHGQVTALHPFVMHQQGVPNSVASHVGHFHPVQSMSPVHQWQNQQSVSEGSQVPVQEHPSPSQTDQNLMRSDAKFSYEMSVNGQTLHRDYLDAHIQQGEEAQTVISSGTSETQVSQSVDKTQFVASQQDQSMQQISSQFSEALRLNSFEPNGEHKEQNSVPLSNNEPDVQVLLAEQATSAVNASSVTSHSVNHNEMIQSNSTDSVLSEVFTSSGSTASTIAKTSETALLDEKSLLACIVRTIPAGGRIRISSTLPNRLGKMLAPLHWHDYKRKYGKLDDFVASHPELFLIEGDYIQLREGAQKMVAATAAVAKVAAAAAASTPYSSYMSTVAVTPMAQTHRMKKAPSIDSKNIKSEYAVISSNPGDDPLKMSVMQHQQTSAFNVAGGLSNVKILSKSKDPREMDGPESRVVQSPVQLPVGNGGSIDRSSMSSAQISGSANGRLVSSFASKQQTRATGAVYPSRR; this is encoded by the exons ATGGAGGCCACGGCCGCCGTTGCCGCTGCCGCCACTGCCGCCGCCGTGCGCGGCGCCTCTCTCCAGATGCCGCCTCCGTCCCGCAAAGAGTGGCGTGCTGTCGCTGAGCATCATCATTCTGCGCGAAACCCCGACGACGAG GAGTTAGACAATGCCAAACTAGGGCAATCAGACGAGAGAACAATATATGAG GTGCAGCAAGGAAGAGagcctcttgatgttgatttttgttcaataaCAGTGGATGGAGCAGTCGACAATGATATTTTGCAGCAACAGCTACATAATGTTGTCAGACAAAGACAAGAACTACTGCAAATGGAGATTGAACTAAAGGCTCAAATGATTGCTAGAACTGAGATAATGGAAATGCAAAGCACCTTTGATGCTCAACTCAAGGACCATGTTAATAATGCCAGCAAGCTTCAG GAGCAACTTTGTGAAAGGGAGCACACAATTCATGAGCTTGAAAGGAAAATGGAAGAGAAAGACAGAGAGCTGCATTCTATTAAATTAGACAATGAAGCA GCATGGGCTAAACAAGACCTTCTCCGTGAGCAAAACAAAGAACTTGCAACATTCAG aatGGAACGTGATCATTCAGAAGCTGAAAGAGCTCAGcatataaaacaaatacatgATCTGCAAGAAcatattcaagaaaaagataggCAACTTATTGAGTTGCAGGAACAA AATAGGGTTGCTCAGGAGACCATTATGTTTAAAGATGAGCAGTTCAGAGAGGCCCAAGCATGGATAGCTCGTGTTCGTGAGATGGATGTTTTCCAATCAACAACAAATCAAACACTACAAGCTGAATTGCGAGAGCGCACAGAGCAATATAATCAGCTCTGGATGGGTTTTCAGAGACAG TTTGCAGAGATGGAAAGAGTTCATTTGCATGCTATTCAGCAACTACAGCTTGAACTAGCTGATGCAAGAGAGAGGAGTGGAACTTTCAATGATGATTCAAGAATGTcccaaattaattcaaaaaacaaTGTGACTCAGTTTGGACAGGAAAATGGAAGTCAATTTGACTTAAATGGAAGCAATGCTTCAGGTGGAAATAATGGTCTCCTTCCAAATGAAAGCACTGATAATGGTCCACCATTTGCATCTACAGGCAATGCATCAATCCAG actGAACATGTTGCTGGTGTTCCTATTGCTCCATCATCTCTAATTGTCCCACCTTCATACCTCCCACATGGCCAAGTAACTGCACTGCATCCATTTGTTATGCATCAACAAGGAGTTCCCAATTCAGTTGCATCACATGTTGGGCATTTTCACCCAGTGCAGTCAATGTCACCTGTGCACCAGTGGCAAAACCAACAG TCTGTGTCAGAGGGTTCACAGGTACCCGTACAGGAACATCCTTCACCATCTCAAACTGATCAAAATTTGATGAGATCAGATGCTAAGTTTAGCTATGAAATGTCTGTTAATGGACAAACTCTTCATAGAGACTATCTGGATGCTCACATCCAGCAAGGCGAGGAGGCACAAACTGTGATTTCTTCAGGAACAAGTGAAACACAG GTTTCTCAGTCAGTCGATAAGACTCAATTTGTTGCTTCCCAACAAGATCAAAGCATgcaacaaatttcttcacagTTCTCTGAGGCTTTACGATTGAACTCTTTTGAACCAAATGGTGAACATAAG GAGCAGAATTCTGTGCCATTATCTAATAATGAACCAGATGTCCAAGTTTTATTGGCTGAGCAAGCAACTTCTGCTGTAAATGCATCATCTGTCACAAGCCATTCAGTTAATCATAATGAAATGATCCAGAGCAATTCCACTGATTCTGTTTTGTCTGAAGTGTTCACCTCTTCTGGGTCGACAGCTTCTACAATTGCCAAGACATCAGAGACTGCTCTCCTTGATGAAAAATCATTATTAGCTTGTATTGTACGCACTATTCCAGCTGGTGGCCGAATTCGAATTAGTTCAACG CTCCCTAACAGGCTGGGCAAGATGCTTGCACCTCTACATTGGCATGATTACAAAAGGAAGTATGGGAAGCTGGATGACTTTGTAGCTAGCCATCCTGAA TTATTTTTGATTGAGGGTGACTATATTCAGCTCCGTGAAGGTGCACAGAAAATGGTTGCTGCAACTGCAGCTGTTGCCAAAGTTGCTGCAGCAGCTGCTGCATCAACTCCTTATTCTTCATATATGTCCACTGTGGCAGTTACACCAATGGCTCAAACTCATCGCATGAAAAAGGCTCCTTCAATTGattccaaaaatattaaaagtgaatATGCAGTCATCTCTTCAAATCCGGGGGATGATCCTTTAAAAATGTCAGTTATGCAGCATCAACAAACTAGTGCATTTAATGTTGCCGGAGGTCTTTCAAATGTCAAAATTTTGAGTAAATCTAAGGATCCTCGGGAAATGGATGGCCCTGAAAGTAGGGTTGTGCAGTCTCCTGTACAAttacctgttggcaatgggggAAGCATTGACAGATCAAGTATGAGCAGTGCCCAAATTTCAGGCTCAGCAAATGGGAGGCTAGTCTCAAGCTTTGCTTCTAAACAGCAGACCAG GGCAACTGGTGCTGTGTACCCTTCTCGAAGATA
- the LOC100795537 gene encoding uncharacterized protein isoform X3: MEATAAVAAAATAAAVRGASLQMPPPSRKEWRAVAEHHHSARNPDDEELDNAKLGQSDERTIYEQGREPLDVDFCSITVDGAVDNDILQQQLHNVVRQRQELLQMEIELKAQMIARTEIMEMQSTFDAQLKDHVNNASKLQEQLCEREHTIHELERKMEEKDRELHSIKLDNEAAWAKQDLLREQNKELATFRMERDHSEAERAQHIKQIHDLQEHIQEKDRQLIELQEQNRVAQETIMFKDEQFREAQAWIARVREMDVFQSTTNQTLQAELRERTEQYNQLWMGFQRQFAEMERVHLHAIQQLQLELADARERSGTFNDDSRMSQINSKNNVTQFGQENGSQFDLNGSNASGGNNGLLPNESTDNGPPFASTGNASIQTEHVAGVPIAPSSLIVPPSYLPHGQVTALHPFVMHQQGVPNSVASHVGHFHPVQSMSPVHQWQNQQSVSEGSQVPVQEHPSPSQTDQNLMRSDAKFSYEMSVNGQTLHRDYLDAHIQQGEEAQTVISSGTSETQVSQSVDKTQFVASQQDQSMQQISSQFSEALRLNSFEPNGEHKEQNSVPLSNNEPDVQVLLAEQATSAVNASSVTSHSVNHNEMIQSNSTDSVLSEVFTSSGSTASTIAKTSETALLDEKSLLACIVRTIPAGGRIRISSTLPNRLGKMLAPLHWHDYKRKYGKLDDFVASHPELFLIEGDYIQLREGAQKMVAATAAVAKVAAAAAASTPYSSYMSTVAVTPMAQTHRMKKAPSIDSKNIKSEYAVISSNPGDDPLKMSVMQHQQTSAFNVAGGLSNVKILSKSKDPREMDGPESRVVQSPVQLPVGNGGSIDRSSMSSAQISGSANGRLVSSFASKQQTRATGAVYPSRR; the protein is encoded by the exons ATGGAGGCCACGGCCGCCGTTGCCGCTGCCGCCACTGCCGCCGCCGTGCGCGGCGCCTCTCTCCAGATGCCGCCTCCGTCCCGCAAAGAGTGGCGTGCTGTCGCTGAGCATCATCATTCTGCGCGAAACCCCGACGACGAG GAGTTAGACAATGCCAAACTAGGGCAATCAGACGAGAGAACAATATATGAG CAAGGAAGAGagcctcttgatgttgatttttgttcaataaCAGTGGATGGAGCAGTCGACAATGATATTTTGCAGCAACAGCTACATAATGTTGTCAGACAAAGACAAGAACTACTGCAAATGGAGATTGAACTAAAGGCTCAAATGATTGCTAGAACTGAGATAATGGAAATGCAAAGCACCTTTGATGCTCAACTCAAGGACCATGTTAATAATGCCAGCAAGCTTCAG GAGCAACTTTGTGAAAGGGAGCACACAATTCATGAGCTTGAAAGGAAAATGGAAGAGAAAGACAGAGAGCTGCATTCTATTAAATTAGACAATGAAGCA GCATGGGCTAAACAAGACCTTCTCCGTGAGCAAAACAAAGAACTTGCAACATTCAG aatGGAACGTGATCATTCAGAAGCTGAAAGAGCTCAGcatataaaacaaatacatgATCTGCAAGAAcatattcaagaaaaagataggCAACTTATTGAGTTGCAGGAACAA AATAGGGTTGCTCAGGAGACCATTATGTTTAAAGATGAGCAGTTCAGAGAGGCCCAAGCATGGATAGCTCGTGTTCGTGAGATGGATGTTTTCCAATCAACAACAAATCAAACACTACAAGCTGAATTGCGAGAGCGCACAGAGCAATATAATCAGCTCTGGATGGGTTTTCAGAGACAG TTTGCAGAGATGGAAAGAGTTCATTTGCATGCTATTCAGCAACTACAGCTTGAACTAGCTGATGCAAGAGAGAGGAGTGGAACTTTCAATGATGATTCAAGAATGTcccaaattaattcaaaaaacaaTGTGACTCAGTTTGGACAGGAAAATGGAAGTCAATTTGACTTAAATGGAAGCAATGCTTCAGGTGGAAATAATGGTCTCCTTCCAAATGAAAGCACTGATAATGGTCCACCATTTGCATCTACAGGCAATGCATCAATCCAG actGAACATGTTGCTGGTGTTCCTATTGCTCCATCATCTCTAATTGTCCCACCTTCATACCTCCCACATGGCCAAGTAACTGCACTGCATCCATTTGTTATGCATCAACAAGGAGTTCCCAATTCAGTTGCATCACATGTTGGGCATTTTCACCCAGTGCAGTCAATGTCACCTGTGCACCAGTGGCAAAACCAACAG TCTGTGTCAGAGGGTTCACAGGTACCCGTACAGGAACATCCTTCACCATCTCAAACTGATCAAAATTTGATGAGATCAGATGCTAAGTTTAGCTATGAAATGTCTGTTAATGGACAAACTCTTCATAGAGACTATCTGGATGCTCACATCCAGCAAGGCGAGGAGGCACAAACTGTGATTTCTTCAGGAACAAGTGAAACACAG GTTTCTCAGTCAGTCGATAAGACTCAATTTGTTGCTTCCCAACAAGATCAAAGCATgcaacaaatttcttcacagTTCTCTGAGGCTTTACGATTGAACTCTTTTGAACCAAATGGTGAACATAAG GAGCAGAATTCTGTGCCATTATCTAATAATGAACCAGATGTCCAAGTTTTATTGGCTGAGCAAGCAACTTCTGCTGTAAATGCATCATCTGTCACAAGCCATTCAGTTAATCATAATGAAATGATCCAGAGCAATTCCACTGATTCTGTTTTGTCTGAAGTGTTCACCTCTTCTGGGTCGACAGCTTCTACAATTGCCAAGACATCAGAGACTGCTCTCCTTGATGAAAAATCATTATTAGCTTGTATTGTACGCACTATTCCAGCTGGTGGCCGAATTCGAATTAGTTCAACG CTCCCTAACAGGCTGGGCAAGATGCTTGCACCTCTACATTGGCATGATTACAAAAGGAAGTATGGGAAGCTGGATGACTTTGTAGCTAGCCATCCTGAA TTATTTTTGATTGAGGGTGACTATATTCAGCTCCGTGAAGGTGCACAGAAAATGGTTGCTGCAACTGCAGCTGTTGCCAAAGTTGCTGCAGCAGCTGCTGCATCAACTCCTTATTCTTCATATATGTCCACTGTGGCAGTTACACCAATGGCTCAAACTCATCGCATGAAAAAGGCTCCTTCAATTGattccaaaaatattaaaagtgaatATGCAGTCATCTCTTCAAATCCGGGGGATGATCCTTTAAAAATGTCAGTTATGCAGCATCAACAAACTAGTGCATTTAATGTTGCCGGAGGTCTTTCAAATGTCAAAATTTTGAGTAAATCTAAGGATCCTCGGGAAATGGATGGCCCTGAAAGTAGGGTTGTGCAGTCTCCTGTACAAttacctgttggcaatgggggAAGCATTGACAGATCAAGTATGAGCAGTGCCCAAATTTCAGGCTCAGCAAATGGGAGGCTAGTCTCAAGCTTTGCTTCTAAACAGCAGACCAG GGCAACTGGTGCTGTGTACCCTTCTCGAAGATA